From Pseudoalteromonas piratica:
TTTACAGCAATATCGAGTGATGATTGAAAATCATTTTCCAGTAATACCAGTCTGACCATTGAACTGATTGCAGCCGTATCGCCCGTGTTTAATACTGCTTCTTTTAGCCTTATTTCGGCTTGGTTAAATGCATGCCGCAATCCCTGATCTTTAGACAACCCAATGCGTTTATCTAAAGATACTAGCGTTAAAAATTGAGTTTCATATTGTTCAATAAGTGCGTAGGTGTCGACAAGTTGGTTTTCAAAGGTTGGGATTGATGACAGTGTGCTACGTAATTGATTGATGTTTTGTTTAATGAGTGAAATACGCTGATTAAATTTGTCGATATATTTTTCGTCTTTTCTTAACAAAAAATCCTTTTCATGTCGTCTTAGCATTAACATGTTATTACTAAGCTCCTTACTGAGGGCAAGTTTGCTACCAAGTTCGGCCATTTGATTTGTGGAATACCAAATTAAGCTGGCCATAATGGCCATTGCAAAAATAATTAGAACAGATAAAGAAATGAAGGATCGTTTGATAGACATGAATACTCCTTATTCAGTAATAGATAATTTGTTCCGATTTATATCTCGTAAATAAGGCTAGGCAAGAAGTTAATTTTCTGCCATAAAAGTGTCATAATTTTTTATTGTTTTTTAATTTGGTATGGAAAGAGGGATGTGAGTACGTTGTGCCAATCCGTACTTATTTTCTAAGTCACCATAAAACTCAAACAGTAAATCTTCTATAATGCCTTGTTTTTCTGCGCTTTTAAGTGCGTTTGTTAATAATTGATAAAGCGCATCATTGTCTTTTTGAATGTAAAAATACATATCCGTATCGAATGAAAAAATAAGATTTTGTTCGATGGCTAAATAGGGATGTGCCTGTAATTCATTTTCTATCTCGATAATGCTTCGCGAAAAGTAGTCGAACCCACGATTACCATGGTGCAGCATCTGATATATTTTACTCATATCGCCAGAGAGCTCGATGTAGGGCAGTTTATTGTGGCGCCATACATCAACATCATACCAGTTTTCACCAAATACACCGGTGCTCTTTGAATCGATAAAATCTTGCAAATGTTTTACGTTATTAAATTTGCTTTGATTGTTAATATTAACAAGTAACAATCGTTGGGCGATCTTCCCTTGTGTTAACGGAACGTCGATGCGACGATATTTTTGGTCGCGCTCCTTTGAGCGCATACGCCAAATGACATTAACTTTATTGGCTTCGAAATAGCTTATTTGGCGTTGATAGTTAAGTGCACCGATGTAAGTAATGTCTACTTGCTGGTCAATCGAATGGATAGATCTTTCTAGCAGTTGTTCGAAATAACGTATGTTTGATTCATTGCGAGTCGAAATCTTCAATTCTATCGGGTTTGAAAGTGCTGAAAAAATAGAGAAGCAAAATAGTATTAGTGTTTTAGACATACAACAGCATTTATAATTTCGATTAACTAATTATAGTCTAATTGTTGATTTATCATCCTTTAAAGCCGCTTATCACTTAATCATTTACGATAAAATACAATCGTGATGTAAATAGTTTGCTTACAAAAATATTTAAGATTTATCGGAATGTATTTTTATGACACAACGTCTTGATGTGCTTGATCTTTTGAGAGGAATATCGGTTTTGGGTATTCTATATATGAATATTTATTATCATGCAGTATTTGAGATTGGATACAGCCCCTTAATTGAAGCCCCAATGAGCGACTTAGTTATTGAAGTAATTAATGCTTTTTTCATTGATGGACGATTTCGCACTTTGTTTTGTGTGTTATTTGGTGTGGGGCTTGCGATTTTGTACGATAAACACGGACAAAATAATGCATTACCCCTGCTTAATGCGCGTTTGAAATGGCTACTGATTTTTGGTGTTGCACACAGCGTATTTATCTTTTCTGGTGACATTTTAATAAATTACGCTTTAGCAGGTTTTTTGGTTTATAAAGAATTAGGCAATCACCAGGCGATTATTCTAAAAAAAGCGAAAACGTATTTTGCAATTGGGTTTGTAGTGTTAATACTACTCTCACTAATCCCAAGTGAGCCAATCTATCGGGGTAGTGAAGAGTATCTTGCAATACTAGCCGAGTGGCAAGCAGGATATGGTAATCAACTCATTCAACAAATCATTTTTACTGTTATTATGTTGGTATTTAGCCTGGTTTGTTTCGTTTGGGTCACTGCTGGGATTGTGTTATTCGGTGTGTATTTGTATCGCTCAGACTTTTTCACCAATGGCTTATCGCAATTTCAATTAACGAGTGTGGTCGTGGTCACATTGGTTATTTCAACTGCTGACGCAGTCATTCGAGTAAATTGGCCAGCGCTTGCAGAGCTTAATATGGCGCTAGCGACTTTATCTGCATTATTTTGTGCGCTTTTATATATCCACATCATTATTAAACTAGCTAAGAAAGTGTCAGTTCTTAAAGCTTTGTTTGCTCCCGTAGGGCGCATGGCATTTTCTCTTTATCTGCTGCAATCCATAGTGTTTGCAATCTTTTTCAGATACAGCAATATTGATTTTGTCAATGAAGCAACACGCATTGATTATTTGTATTTGTGCATATCATTTTCGTTAGTTCAGCTGGCTTTAGCGGGTATCTATTTAAAACTTTTTAGTGTTGGGCCTGTAGAATGGCTTTGGCGAAAAGCTTATAACAAGTCATTGCAATCAGTCATTAAATGAACAGATAAGTGGAATTTACCATTTAGCACTGGTAATCCATACAGTTATTGGTCATTATATGACAATTATAAAAAGAACCTTGCAGGTGCGCATTGGCAATTATACTTGGCATCGACCCCGGGTCCCGTTTTACGGGGTATGGCTTAATCAAACAACAAGGTATGAAGTTTGAGTATTTAGGCAGCGGCTGTATCAAAATGGGCGAAAAACCTATGGCTGAACGCCTAAAAATTATCTTCCAAGGTGTAACTCAGCTAATTGAGCAATATCAACCTGATAGCTTTGCCATAGAACAAGTCTTTATGGCGAGAAACCCGGATTCAGCGCTTAAACTTGGTCAAGCACGTGGTGCAGCTATGGTTGCAGCCTCATTACAATCGTTAGATGTATTTGAATATTCTGCGCGACAAGTAAAACAAGCTGTTGTGGGCACAGGTGGCGCGGATAAGTCACAAGTACAGCATATGGTGAAGAATTTTCTAAAATTACCAGGCACACCACAAGCAGATGCGGCTGATGCCTTGGCAATTGCCATTTGTCATGGGCATTCCCAACAACATTTAATAAAACTGTCAGGTCAAGCAAGTAAAACAGTGAGAGGACGATTAAGACGATGATAGGGCGATTACGCGGTATCTTAGTTGAAAAACAACCCCCAGAGATTCTAATTGAAGTAAGTGGTGTGGGTTATGAAGTGAATATGCCGATGACATGCTTTTATAAATTACCTAAAGAAGGTGAAGAAGCAGTTATTTATACACACTTTGTAGTGCGAGAAGACGCACAGCTATTATTTGGCTTTAATAATAAAACAGAACGCGCGTTGTTTCGTGAATTATTAAAAGCAAATGGTGTTGGACCGAAATTAGGGTTAGCAATTCTTTCGGGTATGTCGGCTGAGCAGTTCGTTGCGTGTGTGCACAATGAAGATGCAACGAGCTTGGTTAAATTACCGGGCGTTGGCAAAAAAACGGCAGAGCGTTTAGTGCTTGAAATGAAAGATCGCTTAAAAGACTGGGGAATGGATCTGTTTACACCATATACAGATGATGCCATTTTAGAAATGCAGGAAGATCCAACAGTGAAAGGCAATGCCCAGGATGATGCAATCGCTGCTTTAATGGCGCTTGGTTATAAAGCGAACCAAGCTGAAAAAGCCGTAAAAGCAATTAAAGGCCAAGGGCATTCAAGTGAAGTGCTCATCAAAGAAGCACTTAAGGCAATGATGTAAGATGATTGAAGCGGATAGATTGATTGAACCCGATAAGAAAGGCAATGAAGATGTTATCGATAGAGCCATACGTCCTAAATTGCTTTCAGATTATCGTGGTCAGCCTCATGTTAAAGAGCAAATGGAAATTTTTATTGAAGCGGCGCGTTCGCGAGAAGAGGCGCTTGACCATTTGCTTATTTTTGGGCCGCCTGGTTTAGGTAAAACCACGCTGGCAAATATTGTAGCAAACGAACTTGATGTCAACATCAAAACGACATCTGGACCGGTGCTTGAAAAAGCAGGTGATTTAGCTGCAATGTTAACCAATTTAGAAGAAAACGATGTACTTTTTATTGATGAAATCCATCGTTTAAGTCCTCATGTGGAAGAAATCCTCTATCCTGCAATGGAGGATTATCAACTGGATATCATGATAGGTGAAGGGCCTGCAGCGCGTTCGATAAAGTTAGATTTACCCCCATTTACTTTGGTTGGCGCAACGACTCGTGCGGGATCACTTACTTCACCACTTCGTGATCGATTCGGAATAGTTCAACGCTTAGAATTTTATTCAGTTGAAGACCTATCTAACATTGTAATGCGCTCGGCAGATTTTTTATCGCTTGAAATGGATGAAGAAGGTGCCATTGAAGTTGCACGTCGAGCCCGTGGCACGCCGCGAATTGCTAACCGATTATTACGCCGTGTTCGTGATTATGCAGAAGTGAAAGCCGATGGTGTGGTCACTGCCGCTGTTGCTGGCAGTGCACTCGACATGGTCGATGTGGACAAAAGCGGCTTTGATTATATGGATAGAAAATATTTACTTTGTCTTATTGAAAAATTTATGGGTGGCCCAGTTGGCCTTGATAATATTGCAGCGGCAATCGGTGAAGAGCGCGAAACCATTGAAGATGTGATTGAGCCTTATTTAATACAACAGGGATTTATTCAGCGCACCCCGCGCGGACGCATAGCTCAAGAGTTTGCTTACAAGCACTTTGGGTTCCCTATAAAAGAGTAGAAGCGTTATTTGTTTTGATCTCGATTGGGTATTTATATGCCAAAGGGCTCTGGGAATAAGCTAAAAAACTTAATTGTTGCTTACTTCGTTTACTAATTGTTGTTTAAGGTCGCTTTGCGACCTTTTTTATTATTTCTTGGACTTTTGTTTGAAATCTTGAATTTTAGGCAAAAAAAAGCCCGCTAGGGAGCGGGCAAACAACAAGTTGAAGGAAGTAATCCAGGGAACGCATTTTAACAATGCTACACAATGACAAATCAGCAATCACTGTGTATATGAAACTAGGGTTAACACCAGTGTGGTGTGTGTCCTCGTGTTTACAGGGTGTATATTACGCAGATATGACAATACACTCAAACTAGAAAAATTATTTTTTCACATAAAAAAAACTAATGCTAATTGGTTTATTGTTGTTGCCATTATCACTCTTTTTCTCTTTTTAGTTCTTTATAATTATGTTTTTAATGGAAAAAATATAAAAGCTTAATAATTGCACGATAAGTTTATTTGTTTTCAAATGGGTTTTCTTTGTAATTTTGCGTATTTATTCACAAAGTATGAATAAAGCCTGTTTTATCTATGTTTTTTATCGCATAAATGGGCATCTTTGTGAGGTTAACATCTGCGTTGCACTTTTTTTGTTCAGTTAATGTAATTCTTCACGCATAGCCATTGTATGCGGCTATTAGTATGGTTAAACTAAATCTAATGCTGTAAGGGAACTTTCATTACATCAAGCGAACTAACCCTTGACTATCAACTATTTCAGGAGTGAGCAGTGGCCACCGAAATTTCAATTTTTGACTTAATACTAAAAGCTAGTTTTGTGGTGCAACTGGTGATGCTGACGTTAGTATTAATGTCGGTATTTTCATGGGCTATGATCATGCAACGCCGTAAAGCGCTTACAGCTGCCAAAATGAATGCGAAGAAATTTGAAGATAAATTTTGGTCAGGTGTTGATTTAAGCAAACTGTATGCAGAATTATCTGCTCGCAATGAATTAGATGGGCTAGATGCTATGTTTACAGCTGGTTTCAAAGAATATGCACGCCTAGCTAAAAATAACCACGCATCACCGGGTTCTATTTTAGACGGTACTCACCGTGCAATGCGTGTAACACTGTCACGCGAAATTGAAAAATTGGAGTCGAGTTTATCCTTTTTAGCAACTGTCGGATCAATTAGCCCATATATTGGTTTATTTGGAACAGTATGGGGTATTATGACGGCGTTCATTGCACTTGGTTCAGTTAAACAAGCAACATTACAGATGGTCGCCCCTGGTATTGCTGAAGCACTTATTGCAACCGCAATGGGCCTATTCGCAGCGATTCCAGCTGTGATTGCATATAACCGTTTTTCACACACGGTAGAAAAAGTAGAATCTTCTTACGGTAATTTTATGGAAGAGTTTTCTAATATTCTTCATCGCCAAGCTGTGGCTAATGTGGACGCAAAATAATGTATCAACGAAAAAAGCGTCGTCCGGTCGCTGAAATTAATGTAGTGCCCTACATTGATGTGATGCTGGTGCTTCTAATTATCTTTATGGCTACAGCAGCCGTGATCACCCAAGGCGTTCAAGTCGATTTACCAAAGATGGAAGAGTCGGAATTGGTAGAAGCAACAGAGACGCCACCAATTGTTGTCTCTATTGATGCTGACGGCAATTATTATGTGAGCATTGGTATCGATCCTGAAAAATCAATGGAAGCAATCGACATTGCTGCGCAAATTAAACTGGCTTTAGACAAAGACCCAAAAACACCCGTGCTGTTGAAAGGGGATGGTAAGGTTAGTTACCAAGAAGTATTGAGCCTTATGGGATTTCTTAAAAAAGCAGGCGTACCGTCTGTAGGCCTGATGACGGAGTCGTTTGAGCAGTAATTATGAAGAACGATTTTAATTCGGCTCTTATCAAATCTGCGGCGCTGCACTTAGCTATCATTGTGGCATTTGTTGTCGGCGGCTTTTTCAAACCATCCAAACCTCAAGTGATGGAAGTGATTCTTAATGCACCAACAAAAGCTGAGCAAAAATCAGTTGAAGCGGTTTCGGTTGAAAGTAAAGCTGTAGAAAAACGCATTAAGGAACTGAAAAAACAAGAAGCAGATAAGAAAGCAGCTGAGGCAAAACGTATTCGTGATTTAGAGCGCCGTGCAGCAAATGCGAAAAAGAAACGCGAAGAAGAAGCGAGACGCATAGCGAAACTAGAAAGAGAGCGTATTCGCAAAGAGAAAGAAAAGAAAAAAGCAGAAGCAGCTGCTCGCGAAGCTAAAAAGAAGCAACAAGCCGAGCAGAAAAAAGCGGCTGAAGCAAAGAAAAAAGCGGAAGAATTAGCGAAAAAGCGAAAGGCCGAAGAGGAGCGTTTGAAAAAAGCGGAAGCTAAACGTAAAGCCGATGCTGAAGCTGCAAGACAAAAAGCCCTTGCTGAAAAGCTAATGCAAGAACAATTGGCTGCGGAGGCCGCAGCACGAAGTCGTGCAAAACAAGCTCAAGTGCTATCTGAAGTTGAAAAATATACTGCGCTAATTATTGCGAAAATTCAGCAAAATTTATTGTTGGAAGACAGTATGAAAGGCAAACAATGCCGACTTAATTTACGACTAGCGTTTAATGGATTTGTAACACAAGTTGAAGCACTTAACGGTGATAGACAAGTGTGTGACGCGGCTATTCGCGCTGTGCGTCGTGCAGATACATTGCCAGTATCCAAAGATAAAGCTGTGTTTGATAAGCTTAAAAATATTAACTTAACCATTCAACCTGATATTTAAGGGGTAACATGATTAGCGCATTACAAAAATGGGCTTTGCTAGTTGTACTTTTAATAAGTACAGCTGCTAACGCCGCTCTTGAAATTGTAATTACCGAAGGTGTCGACTCTGCACGCCCAATAGGAATTGTACCATTTAAATACAACGGCACGGGTGAAGCACCAACAGAGATCACAAATGTAATTGCAGCCGATTTAAAACGCAGTGGTCGTTTTAATCCTGTTGCGGCTAGCAGCATGCCTCAATTACCAAGTAATGATACCGAAGTTGATTACAGTGCATGGGTGTCTGAAGGTGTTGAAGCAATTTTAGTGGGGACCATTACAGAACAGATGGGCGCCCGCTATTTAGTAAGCTATCAACTAATTGATGTTATCAGAGGCCAAATCACGGGTGGCGATACAAAAATTTTAAGCCAAGGTCGATTAGTAAGTTCTGAAGATCATATTTTAGACGCACGTCAAACGGTGATTGGCAGTGATAGTTTTCGTCGTTATGGTCACCGAATTAGTGATGTGGTATACGAAGCGTTAACAGGTGAACGTGGCGCATTTTTAACAAAAATTGCGTACGTAATTGTTCGTGAAAATGAAGACCGTCCTTATCAGCTAGTGATTGCGGATTATGACGGCTATAACGAACAAACATTATTACGTTCAAAAGAACCGCTTATGTCACCAACCTGGTCACCAGACGGTACAAAGTTGGCTTATGTAACTTTCGAAAATCGTCAAAGCCAAATTTATATTCAAGATATTTACACCGGTAAGCGTGAGCGTTTAACAACCTACAAGGGTATTAATGGTGCGCCAAGGTTTTCACCTGATGGCAGCAAGCTAGCCATGGTGTTATCAAAAGATAAAAACGGTGCGACAGAAATCTATGTTTTAGATCTAAAAACGAAGAAACCACGTCGTATTACCAGACACCGTAGTATCGATACTGAGCCGAGCTGGCACCCAAATGGTAAAGAAATTATTTTTACGTCGGAAAGGGCTGGTAATGCTCAGATTTATAGCGTAAATTTAGCAACTGGTAAGAAAAGAAGACTTACTTTTGATGGTGATATGAATCTTGCGGGTTCAATCACACCTGATGGTAATAATTTAGTCATGGTAAATCGCACATTAGGTCGATACCATATTGCTAAAAAAGATTTAAAATCAGGTGACTTTAGCGTGCTAACGCGTACTCGTTTGGACGAATCACCAAGCATTGCGCCAAATGGCTCAATGATCATCTATAGTACGTTACATAATAATAAACAGGTCCTCGCATTGGTTTCAATGGATGGACGGTTTAAAGCTCGCCTTCCAGTCGCGGATGGCGAGGTTAAGGCGCCTGCGTGGTCGCCATTTTTGTAAAGATTACAGGTTAGACTTTTAAAAAAGGAATCAACTCGATGCAACTTAACAAACTACTAAAAAGCCTACTCATTGCAGTGCCTGTAATGACGTTAGCTGCTTGTAGCTCTTCTTCAACAGTTGAAGAAGATACATCTGCGAATCAAAGCAACCAAGGTCAAGAAGAAACAGTACAAGTTGAAACTGTTGTTAAAGAAAAAACACCAGAAGAAATTCTAGCTGAAAAATATGAAGCGCTTCGTCAAGAGCAAATCATTTACTTCGACTTTGATAAATCAACAGTACGTAGCGACTATGTTGAGCTGCTTCAAGCACATGCTGATTTCCTAGTTAAAAATCCAAGCGTTAAAGTATTGGTTGAAGGTCATGCTGATGAGCGCGGTACACCTGAGTACAACATTGCACTAGGTGAGCGCCGTGGTGAAGCTGTATCTAAATACCTACAGAGCTTAGGCGTAGCAGAAAGCCAAATTTCAGTGGTTAGCTACGGTGAAGAAAAGCCAATGGTTAAAACGCGTACTGAAGAAGCTTTCGCGAAAAACCGTCGCGCAGTTTTAGTATACTAATATAGAAGATAATATGATTAAGCCGAAAGTTATTTTGGCAGCCATGTTTCTTAGCGGGAGCAGTCAGTTACTGGCTGCTCCCGCTCCTGTTTCTGAGGTTGGTGCAAGTTCAAGTATGTCTTCAACGGCATTTGAAACACGTCTGCAAACCTTAGAACGTATGGTTGCAAATCGAAATATGCAGTTTTTACAATTGCAACAGCAGTTAGAATCTTTGCAAGATGAAGTGAGTCAGTTACGAGGTATCACTGAAGAGCAGGGATATCAACTAGAGAAAGTGCTGCAACGCCAGCGTGAGTTGTACCAAGAAATCGAAACACGTGTTTCAAGCAGCCTTGCAGCTACTACACCTGTTAATGACGTTGTTTCTGATGGTGCTTCAGGCACAATGAGTAGCAGCCTCAACGAGAACGATGCGTATGATCGTGCTGTACAGTTAATTATGCAAGACAAGCGCTACGATGACGCAATTCCTGAGTTCAAGGCATTTTTAGAAAATTACCCTGAATCAGTATACGTACCGAACGCGCATTATTGGCTTGGCCAATTACTCACTATTAAGAATGATAGCAAAGGGGCGCTTGGTCATTTTGAAAGCTTAGTGAATGGTTTTCCAGACTCTAATAAACGTTCAGATGCAATGTTGAAACTTGCAAATGCGTATATAAAAGAAGGTGAAACTACTCGTGCGAAAAAAATCTTAAATGATTTGGTTGCACAATACCCAGATTCAACCCCAGCGAAATTAGCGGTTGAAAAATTAGCGAGCCTTAATTAGGACTCGCTAGTTTCGATTTTTGTAAACGAAAAGTGAAAAGATAATCACTTTTTAGGCTAATCTTTAAATGTTGGTATAAAATTAGCCAACTGAGTCATAAAACTTAAAAAAACCGTAATTTTAGGTTGCACTCATTTTTTAAATAAGTATTATAAGCGCCCGCAGCCGCTTGTTACGAAAGACAAAAACGCTGCGTTAAAAATCTGATTGGGTCATTAGCTCAGTTGGTAGAGCAGTGGACTTTTAATCCATTGGTCGATGGTTCGAGTCCATCATGACCCACCATTCAGATTTTTGCACTTCGAGTACTTCCCTATGGGAATTGAGCGGGTCATTAGCTCAGTTGGTAGAGCAGTGGACTTTTAATCCATTGGTCGATGGTTCGAGTCCATCATGACCCACCATTCGAAATGCACTTGCTTAGAGCGGGTCATTAGCTCAGTTGGTAGAGCAGTGGACTTTTAATCCATTGGTCGATGGTTCGAGTCCATCATGACCCACCACTTCTAAGCCTTCTCTTTGAGCGGGTCATTAGCTCAGTTGGTAGAGCAGTGGACTTTTAATCCATTGGTCGATGGTTCGAGTCCATCATGACCCACCATTCAAAGAACCTTCTTTCTTATGCTTTTTGCATCTATGAGCGGGTCATTAGCTCAGTTGGGTGAAACTAAACCGAAACGAAGTTTCGCAGTTAGTTAAACGCGAGTCAGGACGACGAGCCGGAATATCCCTACAGGACGTATTAATGGCACTTACACTAAGAGCGGGTCATTAGCTCAGTTGGTAGAGCAGTGGACTTTTAATCCATTGGTCGATGGTTCGAGTCCATCATGACCCACCATTCATAAACACCTCTTTTTATCTCTTTTTCATAGCGTTAAAAATCAATCACAAAACTGTCATTCATCTGCCATTTTCAGTATAATGCGCGGCAATTTCCCATAGCATTTCACGGTCGAGAGAAATGAGCTTAGCAGAACAAATTATGCCTGAGGATTATATATTTCCTCCCAAGCCAGCCCCTTTGTCAGATGATGAAAAGTTGGCTTATAAAGAACGTATTAAATCACTTTTAAAAGAAAAAGATGCAGTATTAGTTGCACATTATTATACCGATCCTGAAATTCAAGCTCTGGCTGAAGAAACAGGCGGTTGTGTTGCAGACTCGTTAGAAATGGCTCGTTTTGGTAGTAAACACCCAGCAAAAACTATCGTGGTTGCAGGTGTGCGCTTTATGGGTGAGACGGCTAAAATCTTAACGCCTGAGAAAACGGTGGTTATGCCAACCCTTGAAGCGACTTGTTCATTGGATGTGGGCTGCCCGATTGATGAATTTTCTGCGTTTTGTGATCAACATCCAGATCGTAAAGTGGTCGTTTATGCTAATACTTCAACGGCAGTTAAAGCCCGCGCAGATTGGATTGTTACCTCAAGCTGTGCACTTGAAATTGTCGAACACCTTGATGAGCAGGGCGACAAGATCATTTGGGGCCCAGATAAGCACTTAGGTTCGTATATTCAAAAGCAAACTGGCGCAGATATGATCATGTGGAATGGCGCTTGTATCGTACATGATGAGTTTAAAACCAAAGCACTGAAAGATATGAAAGCGCTGCATCCAGATGCGGCAGTGCTTGTGCATCCAGAGTCACCAGCAGAAATTGTTGACCTTGCTGATGCAGTGGGGTCAACTAGCCAGCTTATTAAAGCAGCGCAAGAGATGGACAACCAGAAGTTTATCGTTGCAACCGATCGCGGTATTTTCTACAAAATGCAGCAGCTTTGTCCTGAAAAAGAATTCTTTGAAGCTCCAACACAAGGTGAAGGCGCTACTTGCCGAAGCTGTGCGCACTGCCCTTGGATGGCAATGAATGGCCTTAAAGCAATTGAAGAAGCCCTACTTGATGCAAGTGGCAAAGAAGTATTTGTTGATATGGAATTACGCGAAGGCGCATTACGTTCGCTTAACCGTATGCTTGATTTTTCAGCATCATTAAAGTTGACAACAGCGAACAACACTTAAATCTGGGTGAATTTTAGGCGCTCAATTAGAGGGCTCTAAAAAGTACTTGCTTACAATCAAGGCATTGCATAAGATACGCCCCACATTACCAAGTGTAATGTATGCGGAGAGATGGCTGAGTGGCTGAAGGCGCACGACTGGAACTCGTGTATAGGTTAACCCCTATCGAGGGTTCGAATCCCTCTCTCTCCGCCATTCTAGATTTAAAGAAAACGCTTGAGTTTATG
This genomic window contains:
- the ybgF gene encoding tol-pal system protein YbgF gives rise to the protein MKPKVILAAMFLSGSSQLLAAPAPVSEVGASSSMSSTAFETRLQTLERMVANRNMQFLQLQQQLESLQDEVSQLRGITEEQGYQLEKVLQRQRELYQEIETRVSSSLAATTPVNDVVSDGASGTMSSSLNENDAYDRAVQLIMQDKRYDDAIPEFKAFLENYPESVYVPNAHYWLGQLLTIKNDSKGALGHFESLVNGFPDSNKRSDAMLKLANAYIKEGETTRAKKILNDLVAQYPDSTPAKLAVEKLASLN
- the nadA gene encoding quinolinate synthase NadA; the encoded protein is MSLAEQIMPEDYIFPPKPAPLSDDEKLAYKERIKSLLKEKDAVLVAHYYTDPEIQALAEETGGCVADSLEMARFGSKHPAKTIVVAGVRFMGETAKILTPEKTVVMPTLEATCSLDVGCPIDEFSAFCDQHPDRKVVVYANTSTAVKARADWIVTSSCALEIVEHLDEQGDKIIWGPDKHLGSYIQKQTGADMIMWNGACIVHDEFKTKALKDMKALHPDAAVLVHPESPAEIVDLADAVGSTSQLIKAAQEMDNQKFIVATDRGIFYKMQQLCPEKEFFEAPTQGEGATCRSCAHCPWMAMNGLKAIEEALLDASGKEVFVDMELREGALRSLNRMLDFSASLKLTTANNT